Proteins encoded together in one Streptomyces umbrinus window:
- a CDS encoding DNA-binding protein gives MGDTPRTLLKWLCDRDRLPYRQFEKRFTETGVRLFGRDPSNPTLGETQFRRWTGGKLVTLPSPESCQVLEAMWPGYTAEQLFGPPLEVGPQTPVFDLEERVQMTAREAHDGADATAAASISDNTIDELRDQLVSLARRYHGMPATQAYKAADDLRREVERHRDRTQIPVQQQTLMIINGQTAALLAVAAFDLGYFPSARTLARAAAVYGESTRFVPLQAYADGTLAYIAYHSGEPNEALAKAQRALCYSGLGDIARRRLHAIVARAYAYLGDVASARHAIQLSEDGGRDVRDDLHDAVGGEFGFSEERLAMSNSTTALLMGDAEQAEAEAGRALVLLGEKAQSEQSTHVRAGAAADLAHARLLSDNVEGAAAALTPIWEVPPEERNTGIVVRAARIGRYLAAPRYHGAQLPTELREQIEDFTRVSPPYRLGSTVPLLAIG, from the coding sequence ATGGGCGACACGCCGAGGACACTCCTGAAGTGGCTGTGTGATCGGGACAGGCTTCCCTACCGTCAGTTCGAGAAGAGGTTCACCGAGACGGGTGTTCGTCTCTTCGGGCGAGACCCCAGCAACCCAACCCTTGGCGAGACACAGTTCCGGCGCTGGACAGGCGGCAAGCTCGTGACACTGCCCAGCCCCGAGAGCTGCCAGGTTCTTGAAGCCATGTGGCCGGGCTACACGGCGGAGCAACTGTTCGGGCCGCCGCTGGAGGTCGGTCCCCAGACACCCGTGTTTGACCTTGAAGAGCGAGTTCAGATGACTGCACGTGAAGCCCACGACGGCGCCGACGCGACTGCCGCGGCGTCCATCTCCGACAACACCATCGACGAACTGCGTGACCAACTGGTGAGCCTCGCCCGCCGCTACCACGGCATGCCGGCGACACAGGCGTACAAGGCGGCCGACGACCTACGGCGAGAGGTCGAGCGACACCGTGACCGCACGCAGATTCCGGTCCAGCAGCAGACCCTGATGATCATCAACGGACAGACGGCCGCGCTCCTCGCCGTTGCGGCTTTCGACCTGGGCTACTTCCCAAGCGCTCGAACCCTGGCCCGAGCCGCCGCTGTGTATGGCGAGAGCACGCGGTTCGTGCCCCTGCAGGCCTACGCCGACGGCACCCTGGCGTACATTGCCTACCACTCCGGCGAACCGAACGAGGCCCTGGCGAAGGCCCAACGGGCGTTGTGCTACAGCGGCCTCGGCGACATCGCCCGGCGCCGTCTGCACGCCATCGTGGCCCGCGCGTACGCCTACCTAGGCGATGTCGCCTCGGCCCGGCACGCCATCCAGCTCTCCGAGGACGGCGGCCGGGACGTTCGCGACGACCTGCACGACGCCGTGGGCGGTGAATTCGGGTTCTCCGAGGAGCGACTGGCCATGTCCAACAGCACGACCGCACTGCTCATGGGCGATGCGGAGCAGGCCGAAGCGGAGGCTGGCCGTGCCCTCGTTCTCCTTGGAGAGAAGGCGCAGAGCGAGCAGTCCACCCACGTTCGCGCGGGCGCAGCCGCCGACCTCGCCCACGCTCGTCTCCTGTCCGACAACGTGGAGGGCGCGGCCGCCGCCCTGACACCGATCTGGGAGGTGCCGCCCGAGGAGCGCAACACCGGGATCGTTGTGAGGGCGGCCCGTATCGGAAGGTACCTTGCCGCGCCGCGTTACCACGGCGCGCAGCTCCCCACGGAACTGCGCGAACAGATCGAGGATTTCACCCGGGTCTCCCCGCCGTACCGGCTCGGCTCGACGGTGCCTCTCTTGGCCATCGGCTAA
- a CDS encoding ATP-binding protein, with amino-acid sequence MESAAAPAPVSDDDSNAPSFLRVERPQEWSSRFSVRSEAVRLARLHARTRFAMMAWPGDQENATQVVVELMKNAIEHVGPQHPEGQLALDLIVTEDETLLIAVTDPSPAFPDFLTAITAQKSTGLANIRELGGETTWRPSDDGDTKTVQVRIRYPSPAANFH; translated from the coding sequence ATGGAATCCGCCGCGGCGCCAGCCCCGGTCTCAGATGATGACTCCAATGCCCCCTCCTTCCTCCGGGTCGAGCGTCCACAGGAGTGGAGCAGCCGCTTCTCCGTCCGGTCGGAGGCGGTGCGTCTCGCTCGCCTGCACGCCCGTACGCGGTTCGCAATGATGGCCTGGCCGGGAGACCAAGAGAACGCCACCCAGGTAGTGGTGGAGCTGATGAAAAACGCGATTGAGCACGTCGGACCGCAGCACCCTGAAGGTCAGCTCGCCTTGGATCTGATCGTCACCGAAGACGAGACGCTGTTGATCGCCGTGACGGACCCGAGCCCTGCGTTCCCCGACTTCCTCACGGCCATCACCGCGCAGAAGAGCACCGGACTTGCGAACATCCGTGAGCTTGGCGGCGAGACCACCTGGAGACCGTCCGACGACGGGGACACGAAGACCGTCCAGGTCCGGATCAGATACCCCTCCCCGGCTGCCAACTTCCACTGA
- a CDS encoding DUF2637 domain-containing protein produces the protein MNQGQQRTSAGSTNRAVEAGRAHRLLIGVVVFGTVVIAGIGFAGSYAAVRELALQKGFGKFSYVFPIGIDAGICVLLALDLLLTWIRIPFPLLRQTAWLLTAATIAFNGAAAWPDPLGVGMHGVIPILFVVSVEAARHAIGRIADITADKHMEGVRLTRWLLSPLPTFLLWRRMKLWELRSYEQVIKLEQERLVYQARLRSRFGRAWRRKAPVESLMPLRLARYGVPLAETAPSGLAAAGIEPALLPPAPRQQTEPAQAATPPDAATRTEPAAHGHTTPQTSTTAHVNATTQASAQAPHEEQRRQEPDRTPAPDEQQQSDRAQEQPEYLEEEPESSPWFAPPQQEIIYEGGYDPSYAPDQMWAQYQAQQAQYEAEQRQAYQNGHGQVLQEYEKREPSPEDTGTPSTPKGTGPTRQPSQSSAQEPEPAQGPHQETAPPLVTLPAQDRHTRPVKASLTNTPAGDTPAPPPALSELPTVDRYYLAWQTFQQQHGHEPQGPELSQYLAERNVLDRDGRPIKPRALTRYYLEFRIYTTWADHRAHTTSPRLDQVARDLTQRGITAQYNKPIQPSDLNKYIDTFQRRWNTLQPRSRAAPTHTPR, from the coding sequence ATGAATCAAGGGCAGCAGCGCACGAGCGCCGGGAGCACGAACAGAGCCGTGGAGGCCGGCCGTGCCCACCGCCTGCTCATCGGGGTGGTCGTCTTCGGTACGGTCGTCATCGCCGGGATCGGCTTCGCCGGTTCGTACGCCGCGGTGCGCGAACTCGCCCTCCAGAAGGGCTTCGGGAAGTTCAGCTACGTCTTCCCGATCGGTATCGACGCGGGAATATGTGTCCTGCTCGCGCTCGATCTGCTCCTGACCTGGATCAGGATCCCGTTCCCGCTGCTGCGCCAGACGGCGTGGCTGCTGACGGCGGCGACGATCGCCTTCAACGGCGCGGCCGCCTGGCCGGACCCGCTGGGCGTCGGGATGCACGGTGTGATCCCGATCCTGTTCGTGGTCTCCGTGGAGGCGGCCCGTCACGCGATCGGCCGGATCGCGGACATCACGGCCGACAAGCACATGGAGGGCGTGCGCCTCACCCGCTGGCTGCTCTCCCCGCTCCCCACGTTCCTCCTCTGGCGCCGGATGAAGCTGTGGGAGCTGCGCTCCTACGAGCAGGTCATCAAGCTGGAGCAGGAGCGTCTCGTCTACCAGGCCCGGCTGCGTTCGCGCTTCGGCCGCGCCTGGCGCCGCAAGGCCCCGGTCGAGTCCCTGATGCCGCTGCGGCTGGCGCGTTACGGCGTGCCCCTGGCGGAGACGGCCCCTTCGGGCCTGGCCGCGGCGGGCATCGAGCCCGCCCTGCTGCCTCCGGCACCCCGGCAACAGACCGAACCGGCACAAGCCGCCACACCCCCGGACGCGGCCACCCGTACAGAGCCAGCAGCTCATGGACACACCACACCGCAGACGAGCACGACGGCACACGTGAACGCGACGACACAGGCAAGTGCGCAAGCGCCGCACGAAGAGCAGCGCCGCCAGGAACCCGACCGCACCCCTGCCCCCGACGAACAGCAGCAGTCGGACCGCGCGCAAGAGCAGCCGGAGTACCTGGAGGAGGAGCCGGAGTCGAGCCCGTGGTTCGCTCCCCCGCAACAGGAGATCATCTACGAGGGCGGCTACGACCCCTCCTACGCACCGGACCAGATGTGGGCCCAGTACCAGGCGCAGCAGGCCCAGTACGAGGCCGAGCAGCGCCAGGCATACCAGAACGGGCACGGGCAGGTGCTTCAGGAGTACGAGAAGCGCGAGCCCTCACCCGAGGACACCGGCACCCCCTCCACCCCGAAAGGAACCGGCCCCACCCGCCAACCCAGCCAGAGCAGCGCCCAGGAACCGGAACCCGCGCAAGGCCCGCATCAGGAAACCGCACCACCTCTGGTGACTCTTCCAGCACAGGACCGGCACACCCGCCCGGTGAAGGCCTCCCTCACAAACACACCGGCAGGCGACACGCCAGCGCCTCCCCCGGCCCTGTCTGAGCTGCCCACTGTCGACCGCTACTACCTGGCCTGGCAAACCTTCCAGCAACAGCACGGCCACGAACCCCAAGGCCCCGAATTATCCCAATATCTGGCCGAACGCAACGTACTCGACCGTGACGGCCGGCCCATCAAGCCGCGAGCGCTGACGCGCTATTACCTGGAATTCCGGATCTACACCACATGGGCCGACCACCGCGCCCATACAACCAGCCCCCGCCTCGACCAGGTCGCCCGCGATCTCACCCAACGCGGAATCACCGCCCAGTACAACAAACCAATCCAACCATCCGACCTCAACAAATACATCGACACCTTCCAACGCCGCTGGAACACACTCCAGCCACGCTCACGAGCAGCCCCGACACACACCCCTCGGTAG
- a CDS encoding ATP-binding protein: MRASGSTAGAVTETDQVWPRCVRRLIRARLVHWCRPDLTDSAELLATELVTNALKHGCGDVGVRMYPTADRLRIEVRDGSHEFPVPRTAAPDDEDGRGLLLVTVIAEDWGVSPDGTTTWCTLLL, from the coding sequence GTGCGTGCCAGCGGTTCCACGGCCGGCGCCGTTACGGAAACAGACCAGGTCTGGCCGCGCTGCGTACGCCGCCTCATCCGCGCGCGACTGGTGCACTGGTGCCGACCGGACCTCACCGACTCCGCCGAGCTCCTTGCCACTGAGCTGGTCACCAACGCGCTCAAACACGGCTGCGGTGATGTCGGGGTGCGCATGTACCCCACTGCCGATCGTCTCCGGATCGAGGTGCGAGACGGCTCTCATGAGTTTCCTGTGCCGCGCACCGCTGCTCCTGATGACGAGGACGGCCGTGGCCTGCTCCTCGTAACCGTCATCGCCGAGGACTGGGGCGTCAGCCCCGACGGTACAACGACCTGGTGCACCCTCCTCCTTTGA
- a CDS encoding amino acid permease has translation MLDDDAALRSHGYQPELARKIGEFGNFSSSFSVICILAGALTMFAFGMVTGGPAVIMWGWVGIGFMTLLLAACLAEVVSAYPTSGGLYFMAHRLGGPRWAWATGWLNLLGLVAAIAAIAYGCAVFVGALANLQWGMQPTPETTILIFAGILLLFGTLNSFGVRLVNILNSISVWWQLGGVALIVGALTLAPGERRSVGFVFTEFVNGTGFNHPLWGVLGILVAAYTFCGYDASSHLSEETKQAQMAAPRGMVRAVLYSWVAGFVLLAGLLFAIEDYAGTLNTSTGVPPVQIFIDVLGTGMAKVLLVVVIVAQLFCGNAETAASSRMVYAFSRDGALPFSATWRRVSSRTRTPIAAVWLSVGVALVLALPNLWSPTAYAAVTAINVIGITPAYVIPVFLKLRFPERFEPGPWTLGAWSKPLGWISVVYVIVLTGVLVLPQTYPITFKSFNYSGVTLLVVLLLAWIMWITKGRRSYKIPPLGNSAEHAAVAEGVV, from the coding sequence ATGCTGGACGATGACGCCGCGCTGCGTTCGCACGGCTACCAGCCCGAACTGGCCCGCAAGATAGGCGAGTTCGGAAACTTCTCCAGCTCGTTCAGCGTCATCTGCATTCTCGCCGGCGCCCTGACGATGTTCGCCTTCGGCATGGTCACCGGCGGCCCTGCGGTCATCATGTGGGGCTGGGTCGGCATCGGCTTCATGACGCTGCTGCTCGCTGCGTGTCTGGCCGAGGTCGTCTCCGCCTATCCCACCTCCGGCGGCCTGTACTTCATGGCCCACCGGCTCGGCGGCCCCCGCTGGGCCTGGGCCACGGGCTGGCTCAACCTCCTGGGCCTGGTCGCCGCCATCGCTGCCATCGCGTACGGATGCGCCGTATTTGTCGGCGCGCTCGCCAACCTGCAGTGGGGTATGCAGCCCACACCCGAGACAACCATCCTGATCTTCGCGGGGATCCTGCTGCTGTTCGGCACGCTGAACTCGTTCGGGGTGCGCCTGGTCAACATCCTCAACTCGATCTCCGTGTGGTGGCAGCTGGGCGGCGTTGCACTGATCGTCGGTGCACTGACCCTGGCCCCAGGGGAGCGCCGGAGCGTGGGCTTCGTCTTCACGGAGTTCGTCAACGGCACGGGCTTCAACCACCCGCTCTGGGGGGTGCTCGGAATCCTTGTGGCCGCGTACACGTTCTGCGGCTACGACGCCTCTTCCCACTTGTCGGAGGAGACCAAGCAGGCGCAGATGGCGGCCCCCCGGGGCATGGTCCGCGCCGTCCTCTACTCCTGGGTGGCCGGTTTCGTGCTCCTGGCCGGGCTGCTGTTCGCCATCGAGGACTACGCCGGCACCCTGAACACGAGCACGGGCGTGCCGCCGGTGCAGATCTTCATCGACGTCCTGGGCACGGGCATGGCCAAGGTGCTGCTGGTCGTTGTGATCGTGGCACAGCTGTTCTGCGGCAATGCGGAAACCGCCGCGTCCAGCCGCATGGTGTACGCGTTCTCCCGCGACGGGGCTCTGCCGTTCTCCGCGACCTGGCGGCGGGTGAGCTCCCGCACCCGCACCCCGATCGCCGCGGTGTGGCTGTCCGTGGGCGTCGCGCTCGTGCTGGCGCTGCCGAATCTGTGGTCGCCGACCGCGTACGCCGCCGTCACCGCGATCAACGTCATCGGTATCACGCCCGCCTACGTGATCCCGGTCTTCCTGAAGCTGCGCTTCCCTGAACGCTTCGAGCCCGGCCCCTGGACCCTCGGCGCCTGGAGCAAGCCACTGGGCTGGATCTCCGTGGTCTACGTGATCGTCCTGACCGGGGTACTCGTTCTGCCGCAGACCTATCCGATCACCTTCAAGTCGTTCAACTACTCGGGCGTCACCCTGCTCGTCGTGCTGCTCCTTGCATGGATCATGTGGATCACCAAGGGGCGACGCTCCTACAAGATCCCCCCGCTCGGGAACTCGGCGGAACACGCCGCCGTGGCCGAGGGGGTCGTGTGA
- a CDS encoding IS110 family transposase, whose amino-acid sequence MNDELAEGYVPEIWAGVDIGKTHHHCVVIDTEGKRLLSRRVANDESELLALISDVLEISREVLWAVDLNHGGAALLIGLLVSHGQPVAYLTGLAVHRASATYKGGEGKTDAKDAFVIADQARVRRDLGLLRPGDEIAVDLRTLTTRRLDAVFDRTRQINRLRAQLLEIFPALERALELTNRGPVMLLTGYQTPAGIRRAGASRIGTWLKNRKVRGAATLAKTAVEAAQAQQTALPGEKLAAAMVVRLAKGVMALDEEIAELDALIEARFREHPHAEVIRSLPGMGTKLAAEFIAATGGDMDAFGSSDRLAGFAGLAPRPRDSGRVSGNLRRPRRYHRGLLRTMYLSAMVSLQCCPVSKAFYDRKRSEGKGHKQALLALARRRLNVLWAMIRDGKQFHASPPVTLAA is encoded by the coding sequence ATGAACGACGAGCTGGCGGAGGGATACGTGCCCGAGATCTGGGCCGGAGTGGACATCGGCAAGACGCACCACCACTGCGTGGTCATCGATACGGAGGGCAAGCGCCTGCTGTCCCGCCGGGTCGCGAACGACGAGAGCGAGCTCCTCGCCCTGATCAGCGATGTCCTGGAGATATCCCGGGAGGTGCTGTGGGCCGTCGACCTCAACCACGGCGGTGCCGCGCTGCTGATCGGCCTGCTGGTCAGCCACGGCCAGCCGGTCGCTTACCTCACCGGCCTGGCGGTCCACCGGGCCTCGGCCACCTACAAGGGCGGCGAGGGAAAGACCGACGCGAAGGACGCCTTCGTCATCGCAGACCAGGCCCGCGTCCGCCGCGACCTCGGCCTGCTGCGGCCCGGCGATGAGATCGCCGTGGACCTGCGCACCCTGACCACCCGCCGCCTGGACGCGGTCTTCGACCGGACCCGGCAGATCAACCGGCTCCGGGCCCAACTGCTGGAGATCTTCCCCGCGTTGGAGCGGGCCCTGGAACTGACGAACCGGGGGCCGGTGATGCTGCTGACCGGATACCAGACCCCGGCCGGGATCCGCCGGGCTGGAGCGAGCCGGATCGGGACCTGGCTGAAGAACCGCAAAGTCCGCGGCGCCGCCACACTGGCCAAGACGGCCGTGGAAGCCGCCCAGGCCCAACAGACCGCGCTGCCCGGCGAGAAGCTGGCCGCCGCCATGGTGGTCCGCCTCGCGAAGGGGGTGATGGCCCTCGATGAGGAGATCGCCGAGCTCGACGCCCTGATCGAGGCCCGGTTTCGCGAGCATCCGCACGCCGAAGTGATCCGCAGCCTGCCCGGCATGGGCACGAAACTCGCGGCCGAGTTCATTGCCGCCACCGGTGGCGACATGGACGCCTTCGGCAGCTCGGACCGCCTGGCCGGCTTCGCCGGCCTGGCCCCCAGGCCGCGCGACTCCGGGCGCGTCAGTGGCAATCTGCGCCGTCCCCGGCGCTACCACCGCGGTCTGCTGAGAACCATGTACCTGTCGGCCATGGTGAGCCTTCAGTGCTGCCCTGTGTCGAAGGCGTTCTACGACCGGAAACGGAGCGAGGGCAAGGGCCACAAGCAGGCCCTGCTGGCTCTCGCACGCCGACGCCTCAATGTCCTGTGGGCGATGATCCGTGACGGAAAGCAGTTCCATGCTTCACCCCCCGTCACACTGGCGGCTTGA
- a CDS encoding NAD-dependent epimerase/dehydratase family protein, which produces MRILVIGGTWFLGKAIAESALSRGWDVTTFNRGRSGTDVPGVQPVHGDRTVREDLHKLARRGPWDAVIDTSSSELAPRDVLLATTTLQTRVRRWIHISTVSVYQGWPHKPLTEDSPLLECPADADEAFGYTGEDGSPTKYGFQKAGGERAVAEAFGAGAVFLRPGVVLGPGEYVGRLPWWLERAKRGGRILAPAPAEQRIQPVDVRDVAAFALHQAGASSSGGFNVTHPEGISFSDFLDECLRSTEGDGTPLWVDPTVLASHGVKQWTELPLWRTHAGVWAVNSQRAVDAGLRCRPIADTVRDTWQWWAADGRPVDHPRWAEHGIATEKEAQILASL; this is translated from the coding sequence ATGAGGATTCTCGTCATCGGCGGAACTTGGTTTCTGGGCAAGGCCATTGCGGAGAGCGCGCTATCGCGAGGGTGGGACGTCACCACGTTCAACCGCGGCCGGTCGGGAACCGACGTACCCGGAGTTCAGCCCGTACACGGTGACCGGACGGTTCGGGAAGACCTGCACAAGCTCGCACGCCGTGGCCCGTGGGACGCGGTCATCGACACATCCAGCTCGGAACTCGCGCCCCGTGACGTCCTCTTGGCCACCACCACGCTACAGACGCGTGTACGCCGCTGGATCCACATCTCCACCGTGTCTGTCTACCAAGGGTGGCCGCACAAGCCGCTGACGGAGGATTCTCCGCTGTTGGAGTGTCCCGCCGACGCTGACGAGGCGTTTGGTTACACGGGCGAGGACGGCAGCCCTACGAAATACGGCTTCCAGAAGGCTGGCGGTGAGCGTGCTGTAGCGGAAGCCTTTGGTGCCGGAGCGGTGTTCCTGCGGCCGGGTGTGGTTCTCGGACCCGGTGAGTACGTCGGCCGACTGCCCTGGTGGCTGGAGCGGGCGAAGCGCGGCGGCCGCATCCTCGCTCCCGCGCCGGCCGAGCAGCGGATTCAGCCGGTAGACGTCCGCGACGTCGCGGCCTTCGCTCTCCATCAGGCGGGGGCCTCAAGCAGCGGTGGTTTCAACGTGACGCATCCTGAAGGAATCTCGTTCAGCGACTTTCTCGACGAGTGCCTGCGGTCCACGGAGGGCGACGGTACGCCGCTCTGGGTGGACCCGACCGTACTGGCCAGTCACGGGGTGAAGCAGTGGACCGAACTCCCGTTGTGGCGGACCCACGCCGGAGTGTGGGCAGTGAACTCCCAGCGTGCGGTTGATGCGGGTCTTCGCTGCCGTCCCATCGCTGACACGGTCCGGGACACGTGGCAGTGGTGGGCGGCGGATGGGCGTCCCGTGGACCACCCGCGATGGGCGGAACACGGGATCGCTACAGAGAAGGAGGCTCAGATCCTCGCCTCCCTGTGA